The Deltaproteobacteria bacterium DNA window GTCGGTCGCCAGCTCGTGGTGCGCCCGCGTCGCGCCGGAGAACGTCGCGCGCACCGCGAGCGTGCGGCCGTCGGCCGCCTCGGCCGCGCGCCGGAGTTTTCCGGCGAACCGCTCGATCAACTCGCCGGCGGTGTCGTCCTCGCCCGCGTCGACGTCGATCGCGACCCAGCGCGCCACGTCGACCGGCCAGTGCTCCACCCGCGCGATCGCGCCGTCGGCCACGGTCACCAGCGCGACCCCCTTCGGGCCGGTCTCGCGCGCGTGGCGCCCCTGGATCGTCCCCGGCATGACCACCCAGGGATCGCGGTGGTGCACCTCGAACGTGTGCATGTGTCCGAGCGCCCAGTACTGGTAGCCGCTGCGGACGAGGTCGTCGACCGAACAGGGAGCGTACGGCGACGCGCCCGCCGCCCCCGCCAAATCCGTGTGGAGCACGCCGATGTTGAGCAGGCCGGGGATGGGCGGCGGATAGGCGGCCGCGAGATTGTCCGTCACCTCGCGCCGGGCGTAGCTCTGGCCGTGCAGCGCGACGCCGAGGTCGTCGAGCACGACCGTCTCCGGACGGCGATGGTCGAACGTGCCGACCCCCTCGGGCAGCGTCAGCTCGCGCGTGACCCGGCTCACCGCATCGTGATTGCCGCGCACCAGGAACACGCGCGCGCCCGCGTCCACCAGGCGCGCGAGCTGCCGGCGAAAGAACAGCCCGGTGTTGAAGTCGCGCCAGTCGCCGTCGAACAGGTCGCCCGCGAACACGGCAAGCCGCACGCGCTGTTCGCACGCCAGGTCGACCGCGCGCTCGAGTGCGCGGCGGCTCGCGTCGCGCATCTCCTCGACCGGCGCGCCGTCGTAGCGGTCGAGCCCGACCAGCGGCGCGTCCAGGTGCAGGTCCGCGGCGTGCAAAAACGTC harbors:
- a CDS encoding DNA repair exonuclease; amino-acid sequence: MTDPTWTFLHAADLHLDAPLVGLDRYDGAPVEEMRDASRRALERAVDLACEQRVRLAVFAGDLFDGDWRDFNTGLFFRRQLARLVDAGARVFLVRGNHDAVSRVTRELTLPEGVGTFDHRRPETVVLDDLGVALHGQSYARREVTDNLAAAYPPPIPGLLNIGVLHTDLAGAAGASPYAPCSVDDLVRSGYQYWALGHMHTFEVHHRDPWVVMPGTIQGRHARETGPKGVALVTVADGAIARVEHWPVDVARWVAIDVDAGEDDTAGELIERFAGKLRRAAEAADGRTLAVRATFSGATRAHHELATDADRWRHEVIAAAADCGVDAWIEKVRWRTRAPVDRDRLAARDDAIGALIRALRDGAADAELIASCKRALAPLAAKLPPAVVAGDEPFDLADDDTIRRLVADAGELLLAHLVEGGR